A region from the Wansuia hejianensis genome encodes:
- a CDS encoding phosphomannomutase/phosphoglucomutase — MSIYKDCDIRGIYGEDLREEEMGRIGRAVAGLLQGRTIVVGGDFRTHTPSLKAAFVEALLEGGAKVWDVGQVSTPQLYFSKRFLDAYGSAQITASHNPPKYNGLKLMLGELPVLPEDIREIQDRAESGKFESGEGTFHRVDTGSAYEEMLRSQYGQGKCVPLHVVIDAGNGAMSETAPRVMEALGLRVTRLYCSYDGTFPNRDPNPAVQKNLSALCLKVKEVQADFGVAFDGDGDRAIFVDSAGVPLLAEEAMVIFSDSLVRPGESVVYDLKCSSILQKAVLDAGGVAIMERSGHAFIRRHFLQAGSRLAGEVSGHYFFRELEGDDGLFALVTMADILRKSGRTLRGLLEQVRYTAITPDIRRAAPADEIDRIFRRMEDWAGEPGLKAVRIDGIRLEFPDGSWVLLRRSITEPAFTMRLEAPKEERLAKLLETAGQKLGVDLSSY, encoded by the coding sequence ATGAGTATCTATAAAGATTGTGATATACGCGGTATCTATGGGGAAGATCTGCGGGAAGAGGAGATGGGAAGAATCGGGAGAGCGGTCGCCGGCTTACTGCAGGGGCGTACAATTGTGGTCGGCGGTGATTTCCGCACGCACACCCCTTCTCTGAAAGCAGCATTTGTGGAAGCGCTTCTGGAGGGTGGGGCAAAGGTATGGGATGTGGGGCAGGTTTCCACCCCGCAGCTTTACTTTTCCAAACGATTTCTGGATGCATACGGAAGCGCGCAAATTACCGCATCCCATAATCCGCCCAAATATAATGGATTAAAGCTGATGCTGGGAGAGCTGCCAGTTCTTCCGGAGGACATCCGGGAAATACAGGACCGTGCAGAATCCGGAAAGTTTGAGTCCGGCGAGGGGACATTTCACCGGGTGGATACAGGCTCTGCCTATGAGGAAATGCTGAGAAGCCAATACGGACAGGGGAAGTGTGTCCCTCTCCATGTGGTCATTGACGCCGGAAACGGGGCCATGAGTGAAACGGCCCCCAGAGTGATGGAGGCGCTGGGTCTGCGGGTAACACGGCTGTATTGCAGCTATGACGGCACCTTCCCCAACAGGGACCCGAATCCGGCCGTACAGAAAAACCTCTCGGCCCTGTGCCTGAAGGTGAAGGAGGTGCAGGCCGATTTTGGAGTCGCGTTTGACGGCGACGGCGACCGGGCGATCTTTGTGGACAGTGCGGGCGTTCCGCTCCTGGCGGAAGAAGCCATGGTGATATTTTCAGACAGTCTGGTCCGTCCGGGGGAGAGCGTGGTCTATGACTTAAAGTGCAGCTCGATTTTACAAAAAGCCGTATTAGATGCGGGAGGAGTGGCGATCATGGAACGTTCCGGCCATGCGTTTATAAGGAGACATTTCCTGCAGGCTGGCAGCCGCCTGGCAGGGGAGGTGAGCGGCCATTATTTTTTCCGTGAACTGGAAGGGGATGACGGACTGTTTGCTCTGGTGACAATGGCGGATATTCTGCGGAAATCCGGCCGGACCCTGCGGGGGCTGCTGGAGCAGGTACGCTATACCGCAATCACCCCGGATATACGGAGAGCGGCGCCGGCGGACGAAATAGACAGGATCTTCCGCCGGATGGAAGACTGGGCCGGAGAACCGGGGCTGAAGGCCGTCCGCATAGACGGAATCCGCCTGGAATTCCCGGACGGAAGCTGGGTGCTGCTGAGGAGGTCCATTACGGAACCGGCGTTCACGATGCGGCTGGAAGCCCCCAAAGAAGAGCGGCTTGCGAAATTGCTGGAAACTGCGGGGCAGAAACTGGGCGTTGACCTGTCGTCCTATTGA
- a CDS encoding ABC transporter permease translates to MAKGNKFLKTILRDELILAVAFVLVVIFGSRISSNFLDIQYLLRSTTLYVELGIIGIPFTLLMIAGEIDLSVASTLTLSACITTVLYTKGVPMQVLCVACVVFGALLGIVNGLLVIKTGLSSLIITIGTMSLFRGLSQVLIGDGSVGGFPEWFNGVDDWMAFGVIPATTMVFLVLAVIFSFILSRTYFGRTVYAIGSNSKVAHYSGVAVEKTKMLLFAMVGAACGLAGLFSMSRFEMARYNIHSDGQMDVVVMVLMGGTAFTGGKGTIWGSVIAFFIVVMFRASMMLANFNDYYQKACIGLTMILVMVFSNIIENYRRKNHLS, encoded by the coding sequence ATGGCGAAAGGGAATAAGTTTTTAAAGACAATCCTCAGAGATGAATTGATTCTGGCAGTTGCTTTTGTCCTGGTAGTGATATTCGGGTCCCGGATTTCTTCCAATTTCCTGGACATCCAGTACCTGCTCCGGTCAACGACTCTGTACGTGGAACTGGGCATCATTGGGATACCCTTTACGCTGCTGATGATCGCAGGTGAAATCGATCTGTCGGTTGCTTCCACTCTGACGCTGTCGGCCTGTATCACCACAGTCCTCTATACAAAAGGGGTGCCGATGCAGGTGCTGTGCGTGGCCTGTGTGGTGTTTGGCGCATTGCTGGGAATTGTCAACGGGCTGTTGGTGATCAAAACGGGACTAAGCTCTCTGATTATCACCATTGGGACAATGTCCCTGTTTAGGGGCCTGTCACAGGTTCTGATCGGGGATGGTTCCGTGGGAGGATTTCCTGAGTGGTTTAACGGTGTGGATGACTGGATGGCGTTCGGGGTGATCCCGGCGACCACTATGGTATTTTTGGTGCTGGCGGTGATATTCAGTTTTATACTGTCCAGAACCTATTTTGGAAGAACGGTCTACGCGATCGGCAGCAACAGTAAGGTAGCCCACTATTCAGGCGTGGCGGTGGAAAAGACAAAGATGCTGCTGTTCGCCATGGTGGGTGCCGCCTGCGGGCTGGCGGGGCTGTTCTCGATGTCCCGGTTTGAGATGGCCCGCTACAATATCCATTCGGATGGTCAGATGGATGTGGTGGTGATGGTTCTGATGGGAGGGACAGCCTTCACAGGCGGAAAAGGTACGATTTGGGGCAGCGTAATTGCGTTTTTCATAGTGGTAATGTTCAGGGCTTCCATGATGCTGGCTAACTTTAATGACTATTATCAGAAGGCTTGCATTGGCCTGACGATGATCCTGGTCATGGTGTTTTCCAATATCATTGAGAACTACCGCAGGAAAAACCATCTGTCTTAA
- a CDS encoding substrate-binding domain-containing protein: MKRKALLSILLAAVMTAGMVGCGNSAETSGSASSKGSSSAASSSSAASSAASSASSAASTSGASSKEYDFVYLSPSTESEYWQYAETGIRNAILDLEEEKGVKINFTVSGPASESETDAYIKAFESVIASSPDAIITATLAPDGTVPKTQEAQNAGIYVNFVSMGLEGGDSHNYDDFYGVHYYCNNTVIGETAAAAMLKAFDERGIEPKGKIGMHMSVVVETLEERMNGFKAYMAEHAPDLECLDTLYNENDVNNAQSNVETQISTYGDELIGLYGGNNVSGDGIALALGSAGMGDKVVGIGVDSDSLEIEALENGNLYAIVVQTPYEQGYNAVMNAYTYLETGKNTETEKHIDCTSQVVTAENMDTEESQALLNPKILAK; this comes from the coding sequence ATGAAACGAAAAGCGTTATTATCAATCCTGCTGGCAGCTGTTATGACCGCGGGAATGGTTGGCTGCGGCAACAGCGCGGAGACGTCCGGGTCGGCATCTTCGAAGGGATCGTCGTCAGCCGCCTCGTCATCATCAGCCGCTTCGTCGGCCGCATCATCTGCATCATCTGCCGCATCAACATCGGGGGCATCGTCAAAGGAATATGACTTTGTCTATCTGTCACCCTCTACTGAATCCGAATACTGGCAGTATGCGGAGACAGGAATCCGCAATGCTATCCTGGATCTGGAAGAAGAAAAGGGAGTTAAAATCAATTTTACCGTGAGCGGTCCGGCTTCTGAATCAGAGACTGACGCCTATATCAAAGCATTTGAAAGTGTCATCGCATCCAGCCCGGACGCAATCATTACAGCCACCCTGGCTCCGGACGGAACCGTTCCGAAAACTCAGGAGGCTCAGAATGCCGGTATCTATGTAAACTTTGTAAGTATGGGTCTGGAAGGCGGAGATTCTCATAATTATGATGATTTCTACGGCGTACATTACTACTGCAACAATACTGTGATCGGCGAGACAGCCGCGGCAGCTATGTTGAAGGCGTTTGACGAGCGCGGAATTGAACCAAAGGGTAAAATCGGCATGCATATGTCAGTGGTTGTAGAGACTCTCGAAGAGCGCATGAACGGTTTCAAGGCTTATATGGCGGAGCACGCTCCGGATCTGGAATGCCTGGACACGCTTTATAATGAAAATGATGTGAATAACGCTCAGTCCAATGTGGAGACACAGATTTCAACATACGGAGATGAGCTGATCGGCCTGTACGGCGGCAATAATGTATCCGGCGACGGCATTGCACTGGCTCTGGGCAGCGCAGGAATGGGCGATAAGGTAGTTGGTATCGGCGTTGATTCCGACAGCCTTGAGATAGAAGCCCTGGAGAACGGAAACCTGTATGCAATCGTCGTTCAGACGCCATATGAGCAGGGGTATAATGCGGTTATGAATGCTTATACATACCTGGAGACCGGTAAGAATACAGAGACTGAAAAACATATTGACTGTACTTCCCAGGTTGTAACCGCTGAGAATATGGACACCGAAGAAAGCCAGGCGCTGCTGAATCCGAAGATTCTGGCAAAATAA
- a CDS encoding FGGY-family carbohydrate kinase encodes MGEKILIGLDLGTQGVRAAAADARGQLIAEASRRYSHINVAEEPYKEQRAEEWRQASMEVLAETARALRAAKPGFSAVLAVDGTSGTILPLDSEGRPLSAALMYNDSRASSVMDELHENVKGLEEKLGYRMSASFSLPKILWIQKNWPWIYEKAASFVHQADYLTGCLTGNFRVTDYSNALKSGYDLIDEKWEGGIFCSLGIDRKLLPDVVMPGWPVGRITAAAAAETGLPADTEIVAGTTDGYSSCVASGVVRPGQYNTTIGTTIVLKGVTEQFIKDPKGRVYCHKHPQGYWYPGGAGNVGGICLNQWFGEENFAVLNSRVPAMTPTGNVIYPLTMKGERFPFVNPEAEAFFRLRNEGEEARYAGTMEGVGYVERLCYDTLEGLGCPPGDTVTIAGGAVKAPVWSQIRADILGKRLVQPAMVEASYGTAVIAGTVSLGRNLCEAAELMVKHTRVFEPDVRRHAAYNDLYEEFCDICRKRNYIDEYL; translated from the coding sequence ATGGGTGAAAAAATATTAATCGGGCTCGATCTGGGTACCCAGGGGGTCCGGGCGGCCGCTGCTGACGCACGGGGGCAGCTGATTGCAGAAGCTTCCAGGCGCTACAGCCATATAAATGTGGCGGAGGAGCCATATAAAGAACAACGGGCAGAGGAGTGGAGGCAGGCGTCGATGGAAGTGCTGGCAGAGACAGCACGCGCGCTGCGGGCGGCGAAGCCGGGATTTTCTGCGGTGCTGGCAGTGGACGGAACCAGCGGGACCATATTGCCGTTAGACAGTGAGGGGCGGCCTCTTTCGGCGGCCCTGATGTACAATGATTCCAGGGCTTCTTCTGTCATGGACGAGCTGCATGAGAACGTAAAAGGGCTGGAAGAAAAACTGGGATACCGCATGAGTGCGTCCTTCAGCCTGCCAAAGATCCTGTGGATACAGAAAAACTGGCCTTGGATCTATGAAAAGGCGGCGTCCTTCGTCCATCAGGCTGATTACCTGACAGGATGCCTGACCGGGAATTTCCGGGTGACGGATTATTCAAATGCGCTAAAGAGTGGCTATGATTTGATTGATGAAAAATGGGAGGGTGGAATTTTCTGTTCTCTGGGTATCGACAGAAAGCTTCTTCCGGATGTGGTAATGCCGGGCTGGCCGGTGGGTAGGATCACAGCCGCGGCTGCGGCCGAAACAGGGCTTCCGGCTGATACAGAGATCGTGGCAGGCACCACGGACGGTTACTCGTCCTGCGTAGCTTCCGGGGTCGTGCGTCCTGGTCAGTACAACACCACCATTGGGACGACGATTGTCCTGAAGGGAGTCACAGAGCAATTCATAAAAGATCCGAAGGGCCGTGTTTACTGCCATAAGCATCCGCAGGGATACTGGTACCCGGGCGGCGCCGGCAACGTGGGCGGAATCTGCCTGAATCAATGGTTTGGAGAGGAAAATTTCGCGGTTCTGAATTCAAGAGTCCCTGCGATGACTCCCACGGGCAATGTGATTTATCCCCTGACCATGAAAGGAGAGCGGTTCCCGTTCGTGAATCCGGAGGCCGAGGCCTTCTTCAGACTGAGAAATGAAGGAGAGGAGGCTCGCTATGCGGGCACAATGGAGGGCGTCGGTTATGTGGAGCGGCTGTGCTACGATACACTGGAGGGCCTGGGCTGTCCGCCGGGTGATACGGTCACGATCGCCGGAGGAGCGGTAAAGGCTCCGGTCTGGTCACAGATACGGGCCGATATACTGGGAAAAAGACTGGTACAGCCGGCCATGGTGGAAGCATCCTACGGAACTGCGGTTATCGCCGGAACCGTGTCTCTGGGAAGGAATCTCTGCGAAGCGGCCGAATTGATGGTAAAACACACGCGGGTATTTGAACCAGACGTTCGGAGACATGCAGCTTACAACGATTTATATGAGGAATTTTGCGATATCTGCAGAAAGAGGAATTATATCGATGAGTATCTATAA
- a CDS encoding nitroreductase family protein: MNSIFDRKSIRKFKEKKVGEEEIRLLLRAGMSAPTACNQREWEFVVVTDEGVLGELAGTSPYAKPAEHAPLAIVPLGNCGAMSHPKFFEQDLGAACENILVEAVELGLGAVWMGVAPDQERMGQVSRILKLPEHVKPFAILAVGYPDEIREAEDRYDETKVHYNRY, from the coding sequence ATGAACAGTATATTTGACAGAAAAAGTATTCGGAAATTTAAAGAGAAAAAGGTTGGGGAAGAGGAGATCCGGCTTCTTTTGAGGGCAGGTATGTCGGCGCCCACGGCCTGCAACCAGAGGGAGTGGGAATTTGTGGTTGTGACCGATGAGGGAGTGCTCGGTGAGCTTGCAGGGACCAGTCCCTATGCGAAGCCGGCGGAGCATGCGCCGTTGGCGATTGTACCGCTGGGGAATTGTGGAGCGATGAGCCATCCTAAGTTTTTTGAACAGGATCTGGGGGCGGCCTGTGAAAATATCCTGGTGGAGGCTGTGGAGCTGGGACTGGGAGCTGTCTGGATGGGTGTTGCGCCGGATCAGGAGAGGATGGGGCAGGTGTCTCGGATTCTGAAGCTGCCGGAGCATGTGAAGCCATTTGCGATCCTGGCGGTGGGCTATCCGGACGAGATCCGTGAAGCAGAGGACAGGTATGATGAGACAAAGGTACACTATAATAGATATTGA
- a CDS encoding class II aldolase/adducin family protein, protein MSDFVNNNRKLLEEYVRLSHCSGGRSDYVQGGGGNTSVKLAGGKMAIKASGYRLSDVGTEQAYSVLDYQMLRSFYGGHEAKDFQDVEAAGAAQTKQAQCRIEGLPELRPSVEAGFHSILGRFVSHTHSVYANLACCTESCREILQRVLDGADYRWGWVPYSNPGANLTFAVQEEGRRVKESQGEEPAVYFMQNHGLVVHHSECEACLGIQEDVNRRLAEYFGLKLEEYPEVVLQELEEGLYRSEIPFLEQAFRSGIYTENHLLYAPLCPDQMVFLVGTFKTEGGRMPGQDCCTADPETGKLYFRMSKGKAQVTAEVLLSVVFLEEHIRNAGYKTAVLGEAAQEFVNNWESEKYRKSLSGGAGAESKKK, encoded by the coding sequence ATGTCGGATTTTGTGAATAACAATAGAAAATTACTGGAGGAATATGTCCGCCTGTCCCATTGTTCGGGAGGACGGAGTGATTACGTACAGGGCGGGGGAGGCAACACTTCCGTAAAGCTGGCGGGTGGGAAGATGGCTATCAAAGCGTCGGGCTACCGCCTCAGTGACGTCGGCACGGAGCAGGCGTATTCCGTATTAGATTATCAGATGCTGAGAAGCTTTTACGGCGGTCATGAGGCAAAAGATTTCCAGGACGTGGAAGCGGCAGGAGCTGCGCAAACGAAGCAGGCCCAGTGCAGGATCGAAGGGCTTCCAGAGCTGCGCCCGTCTGTGGAAGCCGGTTTTCATTCGATCCTGGGGCGTTTTGTTTCGCATACACACAGTGTATACGCGAACCTGGCCTGCTGCACAGAAAGCTGCCGGGAAATCCTGCAAAGGGTCCTGGATGGCGCGGATTACCGCTGGGGCTGGGTGCCCTACTCAAATCCCGGGGCAAACCTGACCTTTGCAGTACAGGAGGAAGGCAGACGTGTAAAAGAATCACAGGGAGAAGAGCCGGCCGTGTATTTCATGCAGAATCACGGGCTGGTGGTCCATCATTCAGAATGTGAAGCCTGCCTGGGAATACAGGAGGACGTAAACCGGCGCCTTGCAGAATACTTTGGGCTGAAGCTGGAAGAATATCCGGAAGTAGTATTGCAGGAACTAGAAGAAGGGCTTTACAGAAGCGAAATTCCATTCCTGGAGCAAGCGTTCCGAAGTGGTATTTATACGGAAAATCATCTGCTTTACGCTCCGCTTTGCCCGGATCAGATGGTTTTCCTGGTGGGTACATTTAAGACGGAAGGCGGCCGGATGCCCGGACAGGATTGCTGTACAGCCGACCCGGAGACGGGAAAATTATATTTCAGAATGAGCAAAGGAAAGGCACAGGTGACGGCGGAGGTATTGCTTTCTGTGGTGTTTCTGGAAGAACACATCCGGAATGCCGGATATAAGACGGCAGTGCTGGGAGAAGCTGCGCAGGAATTCGTGAATAATTGGGAAAGTGAGAAATACAGGAAATCTCTTTCGGGTGGGGCGGGGGCAGAGAGCAAGAAAAAATGA
- a CDS encoding rhamnulokinase, giving the protein MTAKRILAFDFGAESGRAIMGELESGKLRLHELHRFPTGFVEVNGKCLLNVLSFYEEILAGLKKYVREFGPVLDSIGIDTWGCDFGLLDGQGNLLAVPYSYRDSKTNETDKIIQKKMGKDRLYSETGIQMLQINTLNQLIALKERERTVVDHASHLIYLGDLLHYFLTGQITMSYTVNSISQLYNPVKQAWADEVFEAFGLPRRIQGDMIYPGQRVGMLDGQIAAECGLDPVPVTAPCIHDTASAAVAAPGGGEGAAILSSGTWSIACLDLDRVVVNEKARELSISNSGFAFGRNLFAKNVMGLWVLQCCKREWQKKNPGISYPEIAEAAEKAQPFTRWLDIDDELFFNPDTMCGAIRSYFAKTGQKPLGEDQIAETARTIYESLAMKYRRNFDKMAEAAGFEIRELNIIGGGCNNRFLNQLTANVMKVPVMAGPGEATAAGNIMIQAAGLGLFGSLDEIREVIRNSFPIEYFLPEDVDVWEKRYQFYRERVFHG; this is encoded by the coding sequence GTGACGGCAAAAAGGATACTGGCATTTGACTTCGGGGCTGAGAGCGGACGCGCGATCATGGGTGAATTGGAGAGCGGAAAGCTGAGACTGCATGAGCTGCACAGATTCCCCACCGGTTTTGTGGAAGTGAACGGAAAATGCCTTCTGAATGTACTGAGCTTTTATGAGGAGATACTGGCCGGACTGAAAAAATATGTGAGGGAGTTCGGGCCGGTGCTGGATTCCATCGGCATTGATACCTGGGGGTGTGATTTCGGGCTCCTGGACGGACAGGGTAATCTTCTGGCGGTTCCCTATTCTTACAGGGACAGCAAAACGAATGAAACGGATAAAATCATACAAAAAAAGATGGGAAAGGACCGTCTGTATTCAGAGACCGGCATACAGATGCTTCAGATCAATACACTGAACCAGCTCATAGCGCTGAAGGAGAGGGAAAGAACCGTGGTGGATCATGCTTCCCACCTGATTTATCTGGGGGATCTCCTGCACTATTTTCTGACGGGACAGATCACGATGTCCTATACGGTAAATTCCATTTCCCAACTCTATAACCCGGTGAAACAGGCATGGGCGGATGAGGTGTTTGAAGCCTTTGGCCTGCCCCGGAGGATTCAGGGAGATATGATATATCCGGGGCAGCGGGTGGGAATGCTGGATGGCCAGATAGCGGCTGAATGCGGACTGGACCCGGTGCCGGTAACCGCTCCCTGTATACATGATACGGCCAGCGCGGCGGTGGCTGCCCCTGGCGGCGGAGAGGGCGCTGCAATCCTGTCGTCAGGCACCTGGTCGATAGCCTGCCTGGATCTGGACCGGGTGGTAGTCAACGAAAAAGCAAGAGAGCTGAGCATATCCAACTCAGGTTTTGCCTTCGGACGGAATCTGTTCGCCAAAAATGTCATGGGCCTCTGGGTGCTGCAGTGCTGCAAAAGGGAATGGCAGAAGAAGAACCCTGGTATTTCTTATCCGGAGATCGCGGAGGCGGCAGAAAAAGCACAGCCCTTTACCCGGTGGTTGGATATTGACGATGAGCTTTTCTTTAATCCCGACACCATGTGCGGTGCGATCCGCAGTTATTTTGCCAAAACAGGCCAGAAGCCGCTTGGAGAGGATCAGATTGCAGAGACGGCCAGAACGATTTATGAGAGTCTGGCGATGAAATACCGCCGTAATTTCGATAAGATGGCGGAAGCAGCCGGATTTGAAATCCGCGAATTGAACATTATCGGGGGCGGCTGCAATAACCGTTTCCTGAACCAGCTGACGGCCAATGTGATGAAGGTACCCGTGATGGCCGGACCGGGAGAGGCCACAGCGGCCGGCAATATCATGATACAGGCGGCAGGTCTGGGATTGTTCGGTTCTCTGGATGAGATCCGGGAGGTCATACGGAATTCGTTCCCCATCGAATATTTCTTGCCGGAGGATGTGGATGTGTGGGAGAAAAGGTATCAGTTCTACAGAGAAAGGGTGTTTCATGGGTGA
- a CDS encoding substrate-binding domain-containing protein yields MKKAVAMTLTLAMLACSFSACTKAQDSQTSNSAASSSKSETAKSGSTTEAPEKTETAGDEKLKVCWIPICTGIDYFTPIAQGIEDLCGELGMEYSTVAPDVADATSQIPYIEAQIQNGVDILLIAPNSPDTLNATLQDAKDAGVTVLMVNDDITGNEQYRAACSIGCNYDELAEVMFEKLAADMNYEGQYVIISSTTDAPFQNNQIEIYKSMNEQEKYKNMELVEIMYGNDEQNASLSCAENAMDKYPELKGMLCPTTVAVVAAAMAVSQRGCADTVHVQGCGTPNQMRDYVKDGTVSSTTLWNTYMEGYAGALCGYLIRKGEVDPATDESFEYDGQTYEFGPNGTLYAGPPLELTKDTIDDYDF; encoded by the coding sequence ATGAAAAAAGCTGTAGCAATGACTCTGACACTGGCGATGCTGGCCTGTTCATTCTCTGCCTGTACAAAGGCGCAGGACAGCCAGACGTCTAATTCAGCCGCTTCATCTTCAAAATCTGAGACGGCAAAATCAGGAAGTACCACAGAGGCGCCAGAGAAGACAGAAACCGCCGGAGATGAGAAGCTGAAGGTATGCTGGATTCCCATCTGTACCGGTATTGATTATTTCACTCCCATCGCCCAGGGCATTGAAGACCTGTGCGGAGAGCTGGGAATGGAGTATTCGACGGTTGCCCCGGATGTGGCGGACGCGACCTCGCAGATACCGTATATTGAGGCTCAGATCCAGAATGGAGTGGACATTCTGCTGATCGCCCCCAACTCCCCGGATACCCTGAACGCAACGCTTCAGGACGCGAAGGATGCCGGAGTGACGGTATTGATGGTCAATGACGATATCACCGGCAATGAGCAGTACCGGGCTGCCTGCAGCATCGGCTGCAACTATGACGAGCTGGCGGAGGTAATGTTCGAGAAGCTGGCGGCTGATATGAATTATGAGGGACAGTACGTGATTATTTCCTCAACGACAGACGCTCCGTTCCAGAATAATCAGATCGAAATTTACAAATCCATGAATGAGCAGGAAAAATATAAAAATATGGAGCTGGTTGAAATTATGTACGGAAATGACGAGCAGAATGCTTCCCTGTCCTGCGCTGAAAATGCCATGGACAAATATCCGGAGCTGAAGGGCATGCTCTGCCCGACTACCGTCGCCGTTGTTGCGGCAGCCATGGCAGTGTCACAGCGCGGCTGTGCCGATACTGTTCATGTACAGGGCTGCGGAACGCCGAACCAGATGAGAGATTATGTGAAAGACGGAACCGTATCCAGCACCACCCTGTGGAATACCTACATGGAAGGCTATGCCGGAGCACTGTGCGGATATCTGATCCGTAAAGGCGAAGTCGATCCTGCGACAGACGAATCCTTTGAGTATGACGGACAGACCTATGAATTCGGACCTAACGGAACCCTCTATGCGGGACCGCCGCTGGAGCTGACGAAGGACACTATTGATGATTATGACTTCTGA
- a CDS encoding transposase, giving the protein MFSRIHSSSEKDYKSANNITFEAMQQGAALFDHATFAMDRGYDDNKMFLKLDELKQDYVIRLKSNRKLFNPSKWTPATELRNRRKGKVKTSIFYKVKDHDAYLSHVKVQITASRKDIYLVLVYGITEHQMMLATNKEIRSKEDVIWMARIYFSRWKIEEYFRCKKQVFQFENFCVRKLRAINALRVSIIKSANPVKEKVLFCYYRLAKGISGILSYAKEGVRLWFRTKRPTYRQLCLPQAIFS; this is encoded by the coding sequence ATCTTTTCCAGAATCCACTCCTCTTCCGAGAAAGATTATAAATCTGCTAATAACATAACCTTTGAGGCCATGCAGCAGGGAGCTGCTCTGTTTGACCATGCAACGTTTGCCATGGACCGTGGCTATGATGACAATAAGATGTTTTTAAAGCTGGATGAGCTTAAACAGGATTACGTGATCCGGCTCAAATCGAACCGCAAACTTTTTAATCCCAGTAAATGGACCCCTGCAACAGAACTCCGTAACCGTCGCAAAGGCAAGGTGAAAACCAGTATCTTCTACAAAGTGAAAGATCATGATGCATACCTTTCCCATGTAAAAGTACAGATCACGGCATCCAGAAAAGATATTTATCTCGTGTTGGTTTATGGTATTACAGAACACCAGATGATGCTTGCCACTAATAAAGAGATCCGTTCAAAAGAAGATGTCATCTGGATGGCACGGATCTACTTTTCCAGATGGAAAATTGAAGAGTATTTTCGCTGTAAAAAGCAGGTGTTCCAGTTTGAAAACTTTTGTGTACGGAAACTTCGTGCGATCAATGCGCTCAGGGTTTCTATTATAAAATCAGCAAATCCAGTGAAGGAAAAAGTTCTCTTCTGCTATTACCGACTGGCAAAAGGTATCTCAGGCATACTATCGTATGCAAAAGAGGGTGTCAGGCTCTGGTTCCGGACGAAACGTCCAACATACCGCCAACTCTGTCTGCCCCAAGCAATCTTTTCTTGA